TAAAATTCACGTGCAATATCAAGCGCGCCCTCCTCTCCAATCTCACAGAGATCTGAGCATACTACCCTTGCAAGCCGCCGGAGTGAGGAGTTGTAGTCCCTGCCTGCACCATCTGCCGCAGGAGAGGTATAGCCGGCCTCAGAGATGTTTCCAAGGACCAGATGAGCATCTGCACTCTGTGCGAAATATTCACTGCTCACAGGTGTATTTATGCCGTTTACAGATGCAGACCTGATTACAGCCGGAACTGTTGTCCGGAGGGTCCCCGAATATACAAGATAACCTGCCCTGAGCCTGTCGAGATCAGTCATGCCTCTGAGTGTTTCAAATGAGTTCAGAGGAATTATATCCACAGTCGTGCTGCCCATGTCCACAAGAAGGGATGAGGGATACTTCTCCCGCAGATAATCGGCAGAAGCAAGCCAGTTCGCAGCCGCAAGTGAGCAATCAGGTCCGGTGTGGAACTGCCCGTCCATCCCGTAAAAATATGAGTCAGGCACTGCATCCCTGACAGATTTTACGATATATTCTATCCCTTCGTTCTTATCCGAAAATCCGTCCGCGAGCTCACCGCTCATCACAACAGCCGCAGTTTTTCCGGAATATACCTTCAGCAGTTCGGTTAACGGAGAATCCTGCCACATAGGACAGTAGTGAATTACGACATCCCTGCCGTCCACAATCTTCAGGTTTGCACCGCCTACGTCAATGCCGATAACAGAATCAGGATTCATACCGCCTTTCAAAGCCTCTTCACCCCGCCTTTTGTGTCAAAGGAAACCCTTCCGTTCAGGTGCACCTCTTCAGGCACATTGCCCTTTGATGACTCCACGAGAATATCAGCTATCTCCTCCTCCATAACCGCCGCTATGCCGACAAGGCTCGTTGTCGGTCTCGGATTTACATCAACAACATAGACCTTATCAGCAACCACAACGTCAATTCCGGTATAGCCCTGACACCCAAGGACATTGAGTGTCTTTACTGCCGTATCTATTATCTCATCCGCCCTTGGGTGCTCCACAGGTGTTTCACCGCCGAGGTACCGGTAATGCCCGTCCTCTGTTCGCTCGATGTACTGCCTGTTCAGTGCAAGGACAAGCGGCGGCCTTCCGCTGTATGAATTGCAGGTATCGCCTACAAGCCGGCTTCCCACAAGGCTGACGCTGATATGTTCACCTTCAATATACTCCTGGCCGAATTCATCATCACCAGGAATACCGTCTGAAAGGCGCATATTCTGACCGTCAACACCTTTGACCTTCTTTATGATGCGCACACCGGAGTCAACTTCGCGCGGGACAGCTATACCGTGCATTGTGAGTATATCCCCGGTTCTCCTCTTATTGGAGCAGATAGTGATATTCAGGCTGCCGCAGCCGAGGCTTCTGGTATTGTCCTCAAGAATCTTTGTAAATCTGCCCAAGAGATCGTCAGGTGCAACCACAATACCGACATCACAGAGAGGTGCAAGGCGCTTTAATTCTTCAGAAAAATCACCGCCTTCAGGGGAAAAAACCTCATATCCGCATCTCTCAAAACTCTCAGAGAGTACTTTAAGCATAGCAGCACCCTCAGGTGCAAGGTCAGGTTCATTGAATACCGTATATTCGGCAACGAGGGCCTTCATTGAATAATTATTTCGGCTAAAATAAAATTAGGATGACGATCCTTGCCGGAGTTATGCCGGCTGACCCGGAGGCTATAGATCCTTACTTTTTTTCAGGTCATCAATCGCCTTTTTCATCCGGTTCTCTTTGGAATCCTTCTTTTTCACTGGCTGGGTTGCAGCCTTTTTATTATAATACTCAAGATCACAGTTTTCAGATTTAAGCCTGTCAACTTTTGCCGTGAGCCATTCAACCTCTCTTCTTCCCTTACCGCATTCAGAGAAGAGATAGCCGAGGATGAATGAGACTGCCGACATTATAACCGCAAGAATGCCAAGAACAATAAACTGAATGTTGCAGCTGCTGTAATCCGGAATAATGCCTGAGGCAGCATTTACACCACCGGAAGGATTATCCACAGCAGAGGTGTCGGAGGTTTTGGAGTTATCTGCCGTATCAGATATTCCGGAACTGTTCCCGCCGGACTGTGTACCCGGTGAAGTGACGGCTGACGGAGTCAGAACCGGATATTCACCACCGTAACTCTTTCCAGAGGCAAATCCACTGTAATCAAGAGTCAGAACATTATTATCCTCATTGCTCTCTGCAAGAATACCTGTGCAGTCGCCCGTTATTTTTATAAGAGACCCTTCACCGACCATTTCCACAGGAATATTATAAGTGGACTGAACCGACTCTCCGGGATTTAAGGAGATTTCAATCCCATCAGTCACATTTTGCCCGCCCACCTCAAGCATCAGCATTGCAGATGGTATCACAGCGCCGCCGGTGTTCTCAACAGTATAATAGAGAGTAACAAAAGAGGGGAATTTCTCATTGTAAGAGACCTCCGCACCTGCTATCGAAATATCCGGGAGAGATGAAGGCGCATTGACCATAATCTCAGCCACCTGCCAGTCATCTGGAGAAGTAAGCCCTACACCGCGCTTGTCCCGGACATAATATGCCGGAGAAAATTTCCATAATCCGGATTTTTCCGGGGTGAAAGGCGCCCTCACCCTAAATTTACTTCCGGGTTCAATTACCTCGTTTATATACGAACCGCCAACTGCGATCTCTTCACCGTCAGGAGATGTAGCCATGAAATAAAGACCGTTTGGCAGAGTAACCGTAAGCGGATTGGGCATCTCTGCACTATATTCCAGATAGTAAGAGAGAAGTATGCTATCTCCGGGTTCCGGTTTATCACTGTCGCCTGATATTGTGAAATCCTTTAGTGTGAGCCGGTGATCTGACACCAGAGTATCTTCCTGGCTGAAATATACCATATCCTCTGCTGAGGCAGAGAATACAGAGGTAAAAATGGCCAGGATAATTATTGAAAAATATAATATCTTTTTTTCCGGGAGGAACATCAGCAGACTCCTCATTATATTTCGTTTTTGTCTGATAAAGAACTAATCATTATTTATTTAAGACAGGAATTATATCACGAATAAGAATAATTTCCGGCAGCCGCAGCCGGATCTATACTGCCGCCAGGCGATCTGAACACAACATTATCAAAAGGAAAAAAAGCCTTAAAACCATTCATTTAATATTTCAGTGGCCGCAATTAAAAACGGGTTATGAAGCCGAAAATTTTACTTACAAACGATGACGGAGTTACATCAACAGGGCTTTGGGCTGCATATGATGCACTCTCTGAATTTGCCGAGGTGATCGTTGCCGCACCATCAACACAGCAGAGTGCTGTGGGTAGATCTATATCCATATTTGAGCCGATAAGAGTAAACAGGATTACAATAAACGGAAATGAGGCATATTCTGTCGGCGGCAAACCGACCGATTCGGTCATAATCGGACTGTATGCACTGAAAATAAAACCCGACCTTGTAGTATCCGGAGTCAACATTGGTGAAAACCTCTCCTTTGAGTCTGTAATGACCTCCGGAACAGTAGGCGCTGCACTTGAAGCGGCAAATCATAACTATCCGGCTGTTGCCTTCTCACTTCAGGTCGAGGACCAGGCTGACAAATTTGATGACCCGGGATTTTATTCAAAGAACTTTGAAAATGCAAAGAATGTCATAAAAACGGTCTGCAAAAAACTCTTAAATGAAGGATTCCCGGAAGGTGCCGATGTAATCAACGTCAATATCCCAAGCGAGATAAAAGGCGGATATGAAATTACAAGGCTTGCAGAGAAACTCTTTGAGACCGGAGTTGAGAAGAGGCTTGACCCGAGGGGCAAACCCTATTTCTGGATAAACGGACCGCTGTATGAGGTGGCAGAGGAAGGAACCGATGTTCATGCGGTATCAAACGGAAATATATCAATAACGCCGCTCACCCTCGACTGTACATCATACAGAAGTATGGAAGATATGAAGAATAATTTTAAATTATAATTTTTTTTACGGAAAAACAGAGAGAAATTATTTTATTCCGAAAGAATTTCACGGAATTTTTCAGCTACCGCAGGATCCTTCTCCTGAGAAAGCGCTTTTCTTATCTCTTCAATCGCTGTAGGGCTGCCTGATTTTTTTATTGAGAGGGCAGTAATTCTTCTGACATAGTCATTTTCATCTCTCAAAAGAGGAATCAGAGCAATTCCCACCTCAGGAATTCCAAATTCACCGAGGCTTTTTGCCGACATATACCTCACATGATCCTTTTCATCCCTAATTCCGGCGAGCAGGGGACTGATTGATCTCTCATCAGCTATCATACCAAGGGCTTCAGCCGCACGATATCTGACAATCCAGTCTTTATCATCAAGAAGAGGAATCAGACTCAAAACTGACTTTGATCCAAGCCCTGCAAGATTTTCAGCCGCCCTTTTTCTGGTATCCTTTGATGGATTCCTGAGGAGTTCGACATTGAGAATAATCTGATCCTGTACTGACATTACATTAATTATTGAACTGCTGATTATAAAATGATCCTGTTAAGGCAGAATTCTGCCGAATTATCATAATTCCCCGCAGATATGACGAACGATTATGCACACCACAATAGATCAGAATATGAAATTATTTTGATATTTTCCGGCATCCCTGAAAAATATAGATGATATTTTGGATAATAGCAGATATTACGACCTTATTTTAGCCCACCAGGAAATAAATCATCAAATCCCTCCATGAACCTGTCTATATCGGCTTCATCATAAGGGCCGGATTCATATCCGGTAAATACAGAGAGAACGCCGTTGAATGTTGAGGCAGTGAGGAGAAAACCGGGAGGATAGCAGACAACCGGAAGAAAACATAAATCCTCCGGACTGAGAAGTGTACCGTTCTTTCCCGGAATATTGCTGAATTTTTCGCCGGAAATTACACCAATATTGGATAAAACAGGATTTTTGAGGTCTGAATCACGATATGTTGAGATCATGCCGTCAAAGAACTCTTTTATCCGCGGTATGCCTTCGTTATAGAGATTTCTGTAGAAGAGGACTGAACCAAGCCCCAGATTACTATTTTTCCTCTCTTTTGTTGCTGCAATTATACCAGGCAGAATATCTTCAATACCAAAATATCTGCTGGTAACTGCAGAAATTTCATACGCAGCCGAGAGGTTTGCCGGTGAGCAGTTCTCAATATCCGGAATATACCTCCTGAGATCGGCAGAGGTCAGCATGGCATTCTTCCGGTTGTCATCCACAGGGTCATCTCTGACCTTACAAAGCGCCAGGAAAAATACGGCTATCAAAAGGTCGTTTACTGTCCCGCCATACCTCCTGCATACCTCCTTTGCCTCTGAGAGCCTCTCATGATCAAAGTCCCTCCTCGCCATTCTCCTCTCCCCACGCCCGTGGTACAGAAAAGGGAAATTCCAGGTGTCGGTAATCTTTTCCTCTTCTGTCAGTGCCTCTTTTAAGACGGAATCAGGATACATATCATAGATCCGGGATAAAGAACGGTCAGGAGACTGAATTTCCGGTATGAATCCGGAATTGTCATACAAATTCCTGTACACTGTAAATATGTATTCCGATATATCAACCAGACCGCGTGCGTCCATCGCACCGTGATGGCATGTCACTGTGATCAGGTCACTTCCGGGATATTCTGTTCTGAAAAGGTCAACCCTGATCTGCGGGCCGGATCTGACATCAAGAGGCTTTGGCGGTATCTTATATGGTATTTCTTCAGGGTTGCAGTCTTTGTGAAATACAAATGCATCCGGATATCTTTCAGGCCCTGTTCTCTCCCAGAAGCACCGGTTCTCCGATTCCACAAACTTTGCAGAGAGAAACGGCACAGACCCAAGTGTGAGGATAACTGATCTCCTGAGAATTTCCTCATCCATCATGCCGGAGTAACGCACCATGAGGTGCATTGTCGGATCATAAATCCTCTCAAAGAAGACATTGAATACATCAAAAGGTTCTGCGGTAAAACGGCAGTTTTGCCCGGAATCTGAATCCGGTCCAGGTTCAGAATTCAGACCGGAATTATCTTTATCCTGTGCAGGCATGTTAAGAAAATAATGAACTGTATCAGATAAAGAGATTATCAAAAAGGGATACGCCCAGTACGGAATTCGAATCCGTGTCGCAGCCGTGACAGGGCTGCATGATAGGCCACTACACTAACTGGGCAGACTTATGCTTAAAATCAGCATAATATATTGAACATAAGAGTTATTTAAACATTTGATCTGGCATTGCTCCGGTCGCAGAAGGAATATGACCGGAAGAGGACAGAGATGCAGGGTAAAATGAAATATAATATTTAAATTTCAGTTCTCTTCAGAAATTCTGAAAAATATTCCGCGGTTCTCCCTTTTTTCTCTGATTCTTCCCTCTTCAATCAGAAGCTGGATATACTTGTTCACCTCATTTTTGTGCATCCCGAGAACGGATGAAAGGTCACCGGCAGTGCAGGGCCTGCGCCTTATCGTCTGCATGATCTGCTCCACTGCATCGCCGGAAAAACTGCCTATACCAGACCTTGACGATGGTCTGCCTGTTATCTCCGTTCCTTCGTAACCAAGACCTGCCGCAAATCTCTCCATCTCTTCAGGAGTTGCCGCCCTGATCCAGTCAACCACTCCGGGACGGTCAAGAGTATTGAGCTGAACCCTGTCAGGCGCAATCCTGTGCACTGCCTCCGACAGAGCAGCAAGTTCTTCTTCAGTATCGTTCAGTCCCGGAACAACAAATATTTCAAGCCAGATCTCACCGGAAAACTCCTTTCTAAGTTCTGCAAGCCCAAAGATTATCTCATCAATCACTACTGAACTACACGGACGGTCAATCTTCATAAACCCTGCCTCTGTCGCAGAGTCAAGCGAAGGGATAATCACATCCATATCCATGACCTCATCCCGGACACTCTTATCTGAAAAAAGACCGCCATTGGTTAGAAGAGCGATTCTGTAACCCGGAAATTTACTCTTTATGTAACGGCAGATCTCACCTGTACCGCTGTGAAGCGTCGGCTCACCTGAGCCGGAAAATGTGATATAGTCAAGCCTGGGAGAAGCTGAAAGGTACGAGTCAAGCTCTTCTGTAACTTCTGCGGTGGGGACATACTCGCGCCTCTTTGCAGTAAGGGAGGTGGTCCTGCCGCATTCACAGTATATACAGTTGTAGTTGCATGTCTTCGGCGGTACAAGGTCTATCCCAAGAGATATTCCAAGCCTTCGCGAAGGAACAGGCCCGAAGAGATGCCTGTAATTATTAGCATTATTTGTATCGTTATTCATATGCACCGGCAGGGATCAATATTCACAATTGATGATAATTAAAGCATCCAAAATATCACATCACCAAAAAGGCCCTGATGACGGATGAAGCAGAGAGATGTATCACAGGAACTATCCATAAACAGAAAAATCTGACTTTACACAGATTACAGACGTAATGCAGATGCATAGATCAGAAATTAAAGAGACTTTAAAATCCGGAGAAAATCTGCAAAAATCGTGACAAAAAATATAATACGCCCAGTACGGAATTCGAATCCGTGTCGCAGCCGTGACAGGGCTGCATGATAGGCCACTACACTAACTGGGCAGTAAAGTAATTTTACCATACTAGATTGTCACAATAAACATTTTAACCCTTCGGTTTGGATATTTGTAAAGAATCAGGGAAAATGAAGAGATATTCAACGGTGCACACTCAGGAGAAATTCCGGCAGGAAACAAAACCGGTAATGAACAGGAAAAAAAGAAAATATTCACGGGCATTTCAGACAGAATAAAATAATAATAGTGAAAATACTGCATAATGGAAGATGACGAGTCATACAGGCGCGCAAAGGAGAAGGTACAGGAGCTGAAGGGTTTTTATTCACATCTCTCAGCATACATCCTCGTGAACATCATACTTATTCTGATAAATCTGATAACATCCCCGCAGTCACTCTGGTTCTACTGGATAACTCTCTTCTGGGGGATAGGTATACTGGTTCATGCATGGAACACATTTGGACACTGTAAAATCCTCGATAAGAACTGGGAAGATAAAAAAATAAAGGAATACATGGATAAGGAGAAGAAGAACTGAAAGGAATATTCAGAGGCAAATCAGATTATAATTAACAGAATATGAAGAATAATGAGATAATGATCAACTTTTAGCTGAAGGGAATACCGGAAAACTTCAGATTAACCTTCATCCGTCTCCGGAAAAATAATAAGGAACTTTTTTTGCAGTCATCCGGGAACTTATCCGGGCGTCCGGATTATCATAACCGGATAAATCAGTATAAAGGTAAATATTCACAGTTAAAACTTAAGAGAAATAATAAAACAAAAAGGGTTACGCCCAGTACGGAATTCGAATCCGTGTCGCAGCCGTGACAGGGCTGCATGATAGGCCACTACACTAACTGGGCAAAATTCAGACTCTTTGACTCACCAAAAAGGTGAGTCCCGCCTCCCGGATTCGAACCGGGGACATCGCGGTAGCCGCGCAGTTACTCCTTTCGTCAGAGTAAACCAAACTACAGCCGCGCACTCTACCAGTCTGAGTTAAGGCGGGCATGGTGCTCTACAATATACGCCAGTCTGACGTTTAAACATTTCCTTTTTGATTTGTTAGAGAGTTCCGGGGAGAACCTGCCGAAAACATACTGAAAAATAGTAAAACATCCTTAGAATTAGAAAAAAAGCCCAAAATACAGACATTAAGAAACAACAATAACACGAAAGGAAAAATTAACCCGGAAAAAATATTCAAAGAAAAACGCCTGAATCAGAAAAGCGCAGAGAAGAGATCAGCCATACACAACCCATCCACCAGGTACACAAAACCACATTAAGAGCAAAAAATGCAGGTCCTAAGAATCACCTCCCATCATGAGAGTGAGAGAGAGAGAGAGAGATTACCAGAAATACGCCAGGCAGGGAAACGTGCAGAATATTCATTCAAAACCTTTGAGATCCTGAAAAAAGACCCGATAAAAAAACTCATCTGAAGAGAATAAGCGATAGAAAATAAAAATTAATCTGCCGGAAATAGAAAGTTAAAAAAATATTCAGATGGCCGTCTCCTGGCCACCCTCAAATGCTGCTTTGATCTGAGACTGAAGCTGTTCAAACTTCGTCTGAAGAGCCTTCTCCTGCTTGTCAAGTGATTTTACCCTGAGCTCAAGTGTCTCGATCTTTTCAGCAAGATCCTCAGTTACTTTCGGCTTATCCTTCTGCATCATAACAGAACCCACCATAACAAAGACTTCAGCATCTTCAGAGACAGTCCTGAGTTCCTCTTCAGCTTTCTTTGCCTCTTTTACAGACATCTCATAGTTCATCTTCTGCTGCATGATTGTCTGGAGCTGCTGCTGCACCTGCTGGAGCATTGCAATCTGATTCTGCATTTTTGGTGAAATATTATTCATGAATCAATTACCTCTTTCATCTCGTTCGCAATATTAATTAGTCTCAGCCACGTATTAAGAGCCGCTCTCATAGCGTGTATATCCTTTGCAGAGATCCTCAGAAGAACCTCAGTATCACTATTCAGAATAACCTCTGCAAAAGATCTCCCGGACTCATCATCCGCTTCAGGCAGGACAGATTCATATATCAGCCCTGCATCTGAAGTCTGAAAAGAAAATACAGCCTCATGAATCATATCTGATTTTAAGGACATACCTTCTCCTCTGCGGACCGTCAAAGATAAGCTTTGACTCCCCGCAGTCAGACATTACAGTATTCATGTGCGGACTCAGAATCTCATACAGGGCATGGTTGCCGGTCCGGATACCGTAAACAAGCTCACCTTCCCTCACCTCTTTACTGACAGATGAAAAAAAGATCTCCGCTTTCAGTTCAGAATCCGAATAAAAATTTATTGAAAAATTCCGCCCTGATCCTGACACAATCAAAACGTCTTCATCAATTGAGATTATATCGCCAATTCCTGACTTTCCTCTCGGAGTATAATGACAGCCAAGAGAGAAAGCAAGATCCTTTGAAAAAGTCCTGATCCCCGGATTAGGTTTCCGGGATGTAGTAACTTCCATTATCTGGCTTTTATTTTCTTTATTGCTGCACCGCGCTCCTTAAAGAGAATACGGTGACCACAGTAGGGACATCTGACATTGACGTCGATCTCAACCTTCTGCTTGCATCTGGCGCACTTATATCCGGCCATGAAATATCAGCTACCTTTATTCCTTAATCAGTGAGCGCTCAATTGTACGGAGTGCCACCTTAAGGTTAGGTGTCTGCGGGACATATGCTCCGCCTGCGAACTTGTTTCCGCACTTGCGGCATTCCCAGATACCAGTACCTTTACGCTTTACTGCAATGGTCTCGCATTTCGGGCAGACATGCTTTGCCTTTGCGACCTTTTCAATCTGGTTGACACGCTTTCTGATAAAACGGCCGTACCTTGGTCCATATCTTCCTGCACTACCACTGATTCTTCCTTTTGCTCTTTGTTTTCCTGCTTTAGCCATTTTTACAATTCCCTGAAATTTTGGTCTGTATATATTACTCTTTCAACCTTATTAATACTGACATTATCTTTTTCAGGCCTGGTCAAGGATCTTAACCTCACCGTCGCCCTTTGTCAGCCGGTTTATCATATTATAGAACTCTTCCTGAATCCCTGCCGGAATTGTGCATACGCACACCCAGGAGCCGTCATTCTGCCACTCTTCCCTCTCAACCGTTGTTCCGGATGAGATCTCACCATATGCTTTTGGCGCATAGTCAGCCGGAATTTTTACAGCAAACTTAATCTCTGCAAATTTAATCGGAAGAATGGGCCTTAAGGCCTTAACAACGCTCTTAACCTGTTCATCGAGATGCTTAAAAGGATCAACTGATATTTTTGCCTCCTCCATAGCCATCTCAATTCTTTTGGGGGGATGCGGAAGTTTGTTCTGTGGATTAATTGCATTGCGGGAGATGAAATTGACGATCTGTTTTCTTTTATCCTCAACCATCTGCTTTCTCTGCTCTGCTGTAAGGTGAATCTCACCTTTGTGAATGATCCTTCTTGCAACAGTCTCAAAATCCGTAGAATCAAAAACCTTCTTCAGATTCTCTTCAGAGGCTTTCTCTGCTTTTGACGAGTTTTCAAAGATAAAAAGCGCAGCAACTGCATCCTCAATATCAATATCCGTCCCGTGCCGGATATCTGCCACAAGGTCGGGATCGACAAGTATCTCAAACTTCTCACCATGGCTCTCAAGCCTTGCGACAACTGCCTTATCAAGAGGGATCATATCATCACTACTCCTTTAATTTACTCCTCAGTTTCTTCTTCAGAAGATGCTATGGATGCCTCAAATTCATCAACATAAATTTTGACATCCTCTTTGGTCATCTTCTCAAACAGCTGATTTTCAAGCTTTACAACGCCCATCTCTACATTATTGACATCAAAACGGCCCTCAGTCGCAGCATGAAGCGCCTTCAGTCCCATAGGAATTGCATTCTGAATAGTCATTGACTCGTCATACTCCTCTTCAAAGACCTTCATCACAGCCGGACGCCCGGTTCCGATTGCCGTTGCCTTGTACTCAAGGAGAGTCCCTGAAGGATCAGTCTCAAAAAGCCTTGGAGTATCCTCACTGATACCTGCAATAAGAAGCGCAGTACCATACGGCCTTGCGCCGCCATACTGTGTAAGTGTCTGCATATGGTCACAGAGTTTCTTTGAGAGGGTTTCAATGTCGATGGATTCGTTATATGTCACCCTGTTGATCTGTGATTCAACCCTTGCCCTGTCAACAAGCGCCCTTGCATCACCCACAAGTCCGGATGAAGCAACCGCGATATGCTCATCTATCATGAAAATCTTCTCAATTGAAGTCTGTTCAAGAAGTTTTGAGCTAATCCTCTTATCAACAATAAGTACAATTCCGTCCGAGCATTTGATACCCACAGCAGTTGTTCCTCTCTTAACCGCCTCACGTGCATATTCTACCTGGTATAACCTTCCGTCAGGGCTGAAAACAGTAATTGCCCTGTCATATCCACCCATCTGAGCATTCATTGGCTGCATAATATCTCCTCAATATCTTCTCTTGTAAAATACAATATCTTCTGGTGTTTAATTCCTTTTTGATGTAAATCAACCTTTTCCTGTGA
The sequence above is a segment of the Methanoplanus limicola DSM 2279 genome. Coding sequences within it:
- a CDS encoding ATP-grasp domain-containing protein: MKALVAEYTVFNEPDLAPEGAAMLKVLSESFERCGYEVFSPEGGDFSEELKRLAPLCDVGIVVAPDDLLGRFTKILEDNTRSLGCGSLNITICSNKRRTGDILTMHGIAVPREVDSGVRIIKKVKGVDGQNMRLSDGIPGDDEFGQEYIEGEHISVSLVGSRLVGDTCNSYSGRPPLVLALNRQYIERTEDGHYRYLGGETPVEHPRADEIIDTAVKTLNVLGCQGYTGIDVVVADKVYVVDVNPRPTTSLVGIAAVMEEEIADILVESSKGNVPEEVHLNGRVSFDTKGGVKRL
- a CDS encoding hydantoinase/oxoprolinase family protein, which translates into the protein MNPDSVIGIDVGGANLKIVDGRDVVIHYCPMWQDSPLTELLKVYSGKTAAVVMSGELADGFSDKNEGIEYIVKSVRDAVPDSYFYGMDGQFHTGPDCSLAAANWLASADYLREKYPSSLLVDMGSTTVDIIPLNSFETLRGMTDLDRLRAGYLVYSGTLRTTVPAVIRSASVNGINTPVSSEYFAQSADAHLVLGNISEAGYTSPAADGAGRDYNSSLRRLARVVCSDLCEIGEEGALDIAREFYSMQMEIIGSSIRDVMDKTGCDSIIAAGIGSHIIVKEFGGLDFRKESESFSDALPAFAVREVALRRGEF
- a CDS encoding radical SAM protein codes for the protein MNNDTNNANNYRHLFGPVPSRRLGISLGIDLVPPKTCNYNCIYCECGRTTSLTAKRREYVPTAEVTEELDSYLSASPRLDYITFSGSGEPTLHSGTGEICRYIKSKFPGYRIALLTNGGLFSDKSVRDEVMDMDVIIPSLDSATEAGFMKIDRPCSSVVIDEIIFGLAELRKEFSGEIWLEIFVVPGLNDTEEELAALSEAVHRIAPDRVQLNTLDRPGVVDWIRAATPEEMERFAAGLGYEGTEITGRPSSRSGIGSFSGDAVEQIMQTIRRRPCTAGDLSSVLGMHKNEVNKYIQLLIEEGRIREKRENRGIFFRISEEN
- a CDS encoding 2TM domain-containing protein: MEDDESYRRAKEKVQELKGFYSHLSAYILVNIILILINLITSPQSLWFYWITLFWGIGILVHAWNTFGHCKILDKNWEDKKIKEYMDKEKKN
- the surE gene encoding 5'/3'-nucleotidase SurE, coding for MKPKILLTNDDGVTSTGLWAAYDALSEFAEVIVAAPSTQQSAVGRSISIFEPIRVNRITINGNEAYSVGGKPTDSVIIGLYALKIKPDLVVSGVNIGENLSFESVMTSGTVGAALEAANHNYPAVAFSLQVEDQADKFDDPGFYSKNFENAKNVIKTVCKKLLNEGFPEGADVINVNIPSEIKGGYEITRLAEKLFETGVEKRLDPRGKPYFWINGPLYEVAEEGTDVHAVSNGNISITPLTLDCTSYRSMEDMKNNFKL
- a CDS encoding CARDB domain-containing protein; the encoded protein is MVYFSQEDTLVSDHRLTLKDFTISGDSDKPEPGDSILLSYYLEYSAEMPNPLTVTLPNGLYFMATSPDGEEIAVGGSYINEVIEPGSKFRVRAPFTPEKSGLWKFSPAYYVRDKRGVGLTSPDDWQVAEIMVNAPSSLPDISIAGAEVSYNEKFPSFVTLYYTVENTGGAVIPSAMLMLEVGGQNVTDGIEISLNPGESVQSTYNIPVEMVGEGSLIKITGDCTGILAESNEDNNVLTLDYSGFASGKSYGGEYPVLTPSAVTSPGTQSGGNSSGISDTADNSKTSDTSAVDNPSGGVNAASGIIPDYSSCNIQFIVLGILAVIMSAVSFILGYLFSECGKGRREVEWLTAKVDRLKSENCDLEYYNKKAATQPVKKKDSKENRMKKAIDDLKKSKDL
- a CDS encoding KEOPS complex subunit Pcc1, with the translated sequence MSLKSDMIHEAVFSFQTSDAGLIYESVLPEADDESGRSFAEVILNSDTEVLLRISAKDIHAMRAALNTWLRLINIANEMKEVIDS
- a CDS encoding ribosome assembly factor SBDS, which produces MIPLDKAVVARLESHGEKFEILVDPDLVADIRHGTDIDIEDAVAALFIFENSSKAEKASEENLKKVFDSTDFETVARRIIHKGEIHLTAEQRKQMVEDKRKQIVNFISRNAINPQNKLPHPPKRIEMAMEEAKISVDPFKHLDEQVKSVVKALRPILPIKFAEIKFAVKIPADYAPKAYGEISSGTTVEREEWQNDGSWVCVCTIPAGIQEEFYNMINRLTKGDGEVKILDQA
- a CDS encoding HEAT repeat domain-containing protein, translating into MSVQDQIILNVELLRNPSKDTRKRAAENLAGLGSKSVLSLIPLLDDKDWIVRYRAAEALGMIADERSISPLLAGIRDEKDHVRYMSAKSLGEFGIPEVGIALIPLLRDENDYVRRITALSIKKSGSPTAIEEIRKALSQEKDPAVAEKFREILSE
- a CDS encoding DNA-directed RNA polymerase subunit P, whose protein sequence is MAGYKCARCKQKVEIDVNVRCPYCGHRILFKERGAAIKKIKAR
- a CDS encoding 50S ribosomal protein L37ae, yielding MAKAGKQRAKGRISGSAGRYGPRYGRFIRKRVNQIEKVAKAKHVCPKCETIAVKRKGTGIWECRKCGNKFAGGAYVPQTPNLKVALRTIERSLIKE
- a CDS encoding prefoldin subunit beta, with the translated sequence MNNISPKMQNQIAMLQQVQQQLQTIMQQKMNYEMSVKEAKKAEEELRTVSEDAEVFVMVGSVMMQKDKPKVTEDLAEKIETLELRVKSLDKQEKALQTKFEQLQSQIKAAFEGGQETAI
- a CDS encoding Brix domain-containing protein, yielding MEVTTSRKPNPGIRTFSKDLAFSLGCHYTPRGKSGIGDIISIDEDVLIVSGSGRNFSINFYSDSELKAEIFFSSVSKEVREGELVYGIRTGNHALYEILSPHMNTVMSDCGESKLIFDGPQRRRYVLKIRYDS
- the psmA gene encoding archaeal proteasome endopeptidase complex subunit alpha → MQPMNAQMGGYDRAITVFSPDGRLYQVEYAREAVKRGTTAVGIKCSDGIVLIVDKRISSKLLEQTSIEKIFMIDEHIAVASSGLVGDARALVDRARVESQINRVTYNESIDIETLSKKLCDHMQTLTQYGGARPYGTALLIAGISEDTPRLFETDPSGTLLEYKATAIGTGRPAVMKVFEEEYDESMTIQNAIPMGLKALHAATEGRFDVNNVEMGVVKLENQLFEKMTKEDVKIYVDEFEASIASSEEETEE